Proteins encoded within one genomic window of Triticum aestivum cultivar Chinese Spring chromosome 2D, IWGSC CS RefSeq v2.1, whole genome shotgun sequence:
- the LOC123051765 gene encoding uncharacterized protein: MGEECKGAGADVNAGVDPAVIEKLYEDVPPMPLMALNHISRLCKSVDASVRFYVKALGFVLIHRPPALDFSGAWLFNYGIGIHLVQRDDARRAADVNPGELDPMDNHISFQCEDMGAMERRLKEMGIRYMKRTINEEEGSPIDQLFFKDPDGFMIEICNCENLELVPAGALGRLRLPRDRHNPPLRMDGADE; encoded by the exons ATGGGGGAGGAGTGCAAGGGCGCGGGGGCGGACGTGAACGCCGGCGTCGACCCGGCGGTGATCGAGAAGCTGTACGAGGACGTGCCGCCGATGCCGCTGATGGCGCTGAACCACATCTCCCGCCTCTGCAAGTCCGTCGACGCCTCCGTCCGGTTCTACGTCAAGGCTCTCGGCTTCGTCCTCATCCACCGCCCTCCCGCGCTcgacttctccggcgcctg GCTGTTCAACTACGGCATCGGGATCCATCTCGTCCAGAGAGACGACGCGCGACGGGCCGCCGACGTCAACCCCGGCGAGCTGGACCCCATGGACAATCACATCTCGTTCCAG TGTGAGGACATGGGCGCGATGGAGAGGAGGCTGAAGGAGATGGGGATCAGGTACATGAAGAGGACCATCAACGAGGAGGAGGGTTCGCCGATCGACCAGCTCTTCTTCAAGGACCCAGACGGCTTCATGATCGAGATCTGCAACTGCGAGAACCTCGAGCTTGTCCCCGCCGGCGCGCTCGGTCGCCTCAGGCTGCCCCGCGACCGCCACAACCCGCCTCTCCGGATGGACGGCGCCGACGAGTAG
- the LOC123051764 gene encoding probable protein phosphatase 2C 48 codes for MGGYGCQDDTIFCGVFDGHGQWGHYVAKAVRESLPQSLLCRWQEAVALASLIDGEKRISDCQFDLLRQSYLDVAAAVDKELCRSRRLDAVNSGCTALSIVKQGDLVVVANVGDSRAVLATTSDDGDVTAVQLTVDFKPDLPQEKARIMQCEGRVHCLDDEPGVHRVWVPHREAPGLAMSRASGDYCVKDHGVISAPEVTQRRITARDQFVILAMATDGVYLKVASLGGPNNQCAEVKISMTPV; via the exons ATGGGAG GATACGGGTGCCAGGACGACACCATCTTCTGCGGCGTCTTCGACGGGCACGGCCAGTGGGGCCACTACGTCGCCAAGGCCGTCCGGGAGTCGCTGCCGCAGTCGCTTCTGTGCCGCTGGCAGGAGGCCGTCGCGCTGGCGTCGCTCATCGACGGCGAGAAGAGGATCAGCGACTGCCAGTTCGACCTCCTGAGGCAGTCCTACCTGGACGTTGCCGCCGCCGTGGACAAGGAGCTCTGCCGGAGCCGGCGCCTCGACGCCGTCAACAGCGGCTGCACGGCTCTGTCCATCGTGAAGCAGGGCGACCTGGTGGTGGTCGCGAACGTCGGCGACTCGCGGGCCGTCCTTGCGACAACATCGGACGACGGGGACGTCACGGCCGTCCAGCTCACCGTCGACTTCAAGCCCGACTTACCCC AGGAGAAGGCGCGCATCATGCAGTGCGAGggccgcgtgcactgcctcgacgACGAGCCCGGCGTGCACCGGGTGTGGGTGCCCCACCGGGAGGCGCCGGGGCTGGCCATGTCGCGCGCGTCCGGCGACTACTGCGTCAAGGACCACGGCGTCATCTCGGCGCCGGAGGTGACGCAGAGGAGGATCACCGCCCGGGACCAGTTCGTCATCCTGGCCATGGCCACCGACGGG GTGTATTTGAAGGTTGCCAGTTTAGGTGGGCCAAACAACCAGTGCGCTGAGGTCAAAATAAGCATGACACCAGTTTGA